CCGATATCAGTGAAGTAATGAAATTGACAAGACTTCAGGATGTTTCAGATCGTCTGATCAAGAATCTTTCAAAAGGATATAAACAGAGAGTTGGGCTGGCACAGGCTATTTTAGGGTTTCCGGAGATTATTATTTTGGATGAGCCTACAGTTGGGCTGGATCCAAAACAGATTATAGAAATTCGTGAGCTGATCAGAACACTCTCAGAGAAGCATACTGTTATTTTAAGTTCACATATTCTTGCAGAGGTAAGAGAGGTATGTGATTATATTCTGATTATTTCAAAAGGGAAATTAGTTGCAAGCGATACACCGGAGAATCTGGAACTGTTAAGAAACGGAGCGTCCAGCCTGGAGTTAGAGGTGAAAGCTGCACCGGAGACTGCTCGGGCAATTTTGTCAACAATTGATGACATTGATGCGATGGAAATGCATAGTGAAAATGAAAATCTTACGAGAGTAAAGCTTGAGACAAAAAATGGGGCAGATATCCGTGAAGCAGTATTTTATGCATTTGCAGAAGAAAAGTGCCCATTGTTGGAAATGAAGACTGCAAAGGCAAGTCTGGAAGACATCTTTATGGAACTGACACAGAAGGAGGAATCGAACGATGCTGGCAATTTATAAAAGAGAATTCAAGTCCTATTTCCAGTCTATGGTGGGATGTGTTTTTGTTGCATTTCTCGTTGCATTTACGGGAATCTATTTTACCGCATATAATTTGAACGCAGGATATCCGTATTTTTCTTATACATTGTCTGGCTCGCTGATCGTATTTATTGTAGGGATTCCGCTTATCACGATGAGAAGCTTTGCGGAGGAAAGAAAAAACAAAACAGATCAGTTGTTGTTAACGGCACCGGTGAGTCTTACAAAGATTGTGTTAGGAAAATATTTGGCAATGATTTCAGTTGTCGCAATCCCAAATCTTATCTTTTGTCTCTTTCCGCTATTGATCAAGATGAATGGAACAGCATACTTAAAGACAGATTATATTTCAATCGGAGTCTTTTTCCTTCTGGGATGTGTTTATGTAGCGATAGGGATGTTTATGTCAGCATTGACAGAGAGCCAGATGATTGCATTTATCACAACATTCGGACTTTT
This Ruminococcus hominis DNA region includes the following protein-coding sequences:
- a CDS encoding ABC transporter ATP-binding protein, giving the protein MIEVKDLVKKYGSHLAVDHLSFTLESGKIYGFLGPNGAGKSTTMNIMTGYLGATQGSVLIDGHDILKEPEEAKKHIGYLPELPPLYMDMTVQEYLEFAAELKKLPKEKRESDISEVMKLTRLQDVSDRLIKNLSKGYKQRVGLAQAILGFPEIIILDEPTVGLDPKQIIEIRELIRTLSEKHTVILSSHILAEVREVCDYILIISKGKLVASDTPENLELLRNGASSLELEVKAAPETARAILSTIDDIDAMEMHSENENLTRVKLETKNGADIREAVFYAFAEEKCPLLEMKTAKASLEDIFMELTQKEESNDAGNL
- a CDS encoding ABC transporter permease subunit — encoded protein: MLAIYKREFKSYFQSMVGCVFVAFLVAFTGIYFTAYNLNAGYPYFSYTLSGSLIVFIVGIPLITMRSFAEERKNKTDQLLLTAPVSLTKIVLGKYLAMISVVAIPNLIFCLFPLLIKMNGTAYLKTDYISIGVFFLLGCVYVAIGMFMSALTESQMIAFITTFGLLLILYLWNGIIGFLPSSAIGSLIGLIVVFTLIIAYVYHMTENWMLSAVLEALGIVASVATYIVKSSLFENLLTKILGKLALADVFTDITNNHIVDITGIVLYLSVIAIFIVLTIQAIQKRRWS